One window of Marinobacterium aestuarii genomic DNA carries:
- a CDS encoding CoA-acylating methylmalonate-semialdehyde dehydrogenase, translated as MKTLGNYINCEHVASQSGRTATVYNPATGEPSMQVALSSADETRAAIASAEEALQGWSKVSPLNRARVMFKFKALIEEHADEIAAMITAEHGKVFSDAKGELTRGLEVVEFACGIPHLLKGEHSLNVGRGVDSYSKMQPVGVCAGISPFNFPAMVPMWMFPVAIACGNTFVMKPSEKDPSTTYRLAELLAEAGLPKGVFNIVNGDKEAVDVLLTDPRVGAVSFVGSTPIAEYIYQTASEHGKRVQALGGAKNHMVIMPDADPEQVVHSLMGAAYGSAGERCMAISVAVCVGDEVADNLIHRLGEEIATMRVGPGVGLPEEAHMGPLITKEHAAKVKGYIDSGVEDGATLVIDGREFVAEGHENGYFVGPTLFDKVRPGMRIYDEEIFGPVLSVVRVDTYSDAVKLINDHEYGNGTAIFTRDGDSARQFCEEIQVGMVGVNVPIPVPMAFHSFGGWKRSLFGPLHMHGPDGVRFYTKMKTITARWPTGLRAGAEFSMPTMK; from the coding sequence ATGAAAACTCTGGGCAACTACATCAACTGCGAACATGTCGCCAGCCAGAGCGGCCGCACCGCGACCGTCTATAACCCGGCCACCGGCGAGCCAAGCATGCAGGTCGCGCTTTCCAGTGCCGACGAAACCCGCGCCGCCATCGCCTCGGCGGAAGAGGCGCTGCAGGGCTGGAGCAAGGTATCTCCGCTGAACCGCGCCCGCGTCATGTTCAAGTTCAAGGCACTGATCGAAGAACACGCCGACGAAATTGCCGCCATGATCACCGCCGAGCACGGCAAGGTGTTCTCCGATGCCAAGGGCGAGCTGACCCGCGGTCTGGAAGTGGTGGAATTTGCCTGCGGTATTCCGCACCTGCTCAAGGGCGAGCACAGCCTGAACGTCGGCCGTGGCGTGGACAGCTACTCCAAGATGCAGCCGGTGGGCGTTTGCGCGGGCATAAGCCCGTTCAACTTCCCCGCCATGGTGCCCATGTGGATGTTCCCGGTCGCCATCGCCTGCGGCAACACCTTCGTGATGAAGCCGTCCGAGAAGGACCCCAGCACTACCTACCGCCTGGCAGAACTGCTGGCTGAAGCGGGTCTGCCCAAGGGTGTATTCAACATCGTTAACGGCGACAAGGAAGCCGTTGATGTACTGCTGACTGACCCGCGCGTAGGCGCCGTCAGCTTTGTGGGCTCCACCCCCATCGCCGAATACATCTACCAGACCGCCAGCGAACACGGCAAGCGCGTACAGGCACTGGGCGGTGCCAAGAACCATATGGTAATAATGCCGGACGCCGATCCCGAGCAGGTGGTTCACTCCCTCATGGGCGCCGCCTACGGTTCTGCCGGCGAGCGCTGCATGGCCATCTCGGTAGCGGTATGCGTGGGTGATGAAGTCGCGGATAACCTGATTCATCGCCTGGGCGAAGAAATCGCCACCATGCGCGTAGGCCCCGGTGTCGGCCTGCCGGAAGAAGCCCATATGGGCCCACTGATCACCAAAGAGCACGCCGCCAAGGTCAAGGGTTACATTGACTCGGGCGTTGAAGACGGTGCCACCCTGGTGATCGATGGGCGCGAATTTGTCGCCGAAGGCCATGAGAACGGTTACTTCGTAGGCCCGACCCTGTTCGACAAGGTCCGCCCCGGCATGCGCATCTATGACGAAGAGATCTTCGGACCCGTGCTGTCCGTGGTACGCGTCGACACTTATAGCGACGCAGTTAAGCTGATCAATGATCACGAGTACGGCAACGGCACCGCCATCTTTACCCGCGATGGCGACAGCGCCCGTCAGTTCTGTGAGGAAATCCAGGTGGGCATGGTCGGTGTCAACGTCCCCATCCCGGTACCCATGGCCTTCCACAGCTTTGGCGGCTGGAAGCGCTCCCTGTTTGGCCCGCTGCACATGCACGGCCCGGACGGTGTGCGCTTCTACACCAAGATGAAAACCATCACTGCACGCTGGCCCACAGGCCTGCGCGCCGGCGCCGAGTTCTCGATGCCGACGATGAAGTAA
- a CDS encoding cobyric acid synthase, with product MISNTLMIQGTTSDAGKSTLVAGLCRVLARRGIAVAPFKPQNMALNSAVTVDGGEIGRAQAVQAQACYLAPHTDMNPVLLKPNSDTGAQVIIHGHAIANMEAGIYHDYKTVAMQAVLDSHDRLCEQYRAVVVEGAGSPAEINLRDRDIANMGFAEAVDCPVILIADIDRGGVFAHLVGTLELLSETEQARVAGFVINRFRGDIALLQSGLDWLEARTGKPVLGVLPYLHGLHLEAEDALPRDHYARPEGACLRVQVPVLPHISNHTDFDALRLHPQVDFEFVGPGETPGPADLIILPGSKSVRSDLHWLRAQGWEARIQRHLRYGGKLIGICGGYQMLGRQVHDPLGIEGAPGSSAGLGLLELETTLEAHKQLRNVTGTLALNGAVVSGYEIHLGVTWGPGLQRPALQIEGRDEGALSLDNQILGTYLHGLFDQAGATDALLAWAGFSEAASPDYQALREAGIDRLADCLEAHLDLNAVDRLLGL from the coding sequence ATGATTAGCAACACCCTGATGATCCAGGGGACTACCTCCGATGCGGGCAAGAGCACTTTGGTCGCGGGCCTGTGCCGTGTACTGGCGCGTCGGGGTATCGCCGTGGCGCCGTTCAAGCCCCAGAACATGGCGCTTAACAGTGCCGTAACGGTGGATGGTGGCGAGATTGGACGGGCCCAGGCGGTACAGGCCCAGGCCTGTTACCTGGCACCCCATACCGACATGAACCCGGTGCTGCTCAAACCCAATTCCGATACCGGGGCCCAGGTGATTATCCACGGCCACGCCATCGCCAACATGGAAGCCGGTATCTACCACGACTACAAGACGGTGGCGATGCAGGCGGTGCTCGATTCCCACGACCGCCTGTGTGAGCAGTATCGCGCGGTGGTGGTGGAGGGGGCGGGATCCCCCGCCGAGATCAATCTGCGTGACCGGGATATCGCCAACATGGGTTTTGCCGAGGCGGTGGATTGCCCGGTGATCCTGATCGCGGATATCGATCGTGGCGGCGTCTTTGCCCACCTGGTGGGTACCCTGGAACTGCTGAGTGAAACCGAGCAGGCGCGGGTGGCGGGCTTTGTGATCAATCGCTTTCGCGGTGATATAGCGCTGTTGCAGTCGGGGCTCGACTGGCTGGAAGCGCGCACCGGCAAGCCGGTGCTGGGGGTTTTGCCCTATCTGCATGGCCTGCACCTGGAAGCCGAAGATGCACTGCCGCGGGATCATTACGCCAGGCCCGAGGGGGCCTGTCTGCGGGTGCAGGTACCGGTGCTGCCCCATATCAGCAACCACACCGACTTTGATGCGCTGCGCCTGCACCCGCAGGTCGATTTCGAGTTTGTCGGCCCCGGCGAAACCCCGGGCCCCGCCGACCTGATTATCCTGCCCGGTTCCAAGTCCGTGCGCAGCGACCTGCACTGGTTGCGCGCCCAGGGCTGGGAGGCACGGATTCAGCGTCATCTGCGCTACGGCGGCAAGCTGATCGGCATCTGTGGTGGCTACCAGATGCTGGGCCGGCAGGTGCATGACCCGCTGGGGATCGAAGGCGCGCCCGGCAGCAGCGCAGGCCTGGGCTTGCTGGAACTGGAAACAACACTTGAGGCCCACAAACAGCTGCGTAACGTCACCGGCACCCTGGCGCTCAACGGTGCTGTCGTTTCGGGATACGAGATCCACCTGGGCGTTACTTGGGGGCCGGGCCTGCAGCGCCCGGCGCTGCAGATCGAGGGCCGGGATGAAGGCGCTTTGAGTCTGGATAATCAGATTCTTGGCACCTACCTGCATGGTCTGTTTGACCAGGCCGGTGCCACCGATGCGCTGCTGGCCTGGGCGGGCTTTAGCGAGGCGGCAAGCCCCGACTATCAGGCACTGCGCGAGGCCGGCATCGACCGCCTGGCGGACTGCCTGGAAGCGCATCTGGATCTGAACGCGGTAGATCGGTTGCTGGGGCTCTAG
- the cbiB gene encoding adenosylcobinamide-phosphate synthase CbiB: MQSQMQGLFTGDGWHSGDLLTTALIMLAAVVLDWVLGEPPLRWHPLVAFGRLAARLEQVFQGRWGQGSRAQICSGAAAWLLLLVPWIVLAWWLSGVPLLAELTAVLGLYWALGHRSLHDHAQPVFRALQQGEEATARDYAAQIVSRDAATLDIEKSTIESILENGNDAVFGALFWFALAGLPGVVLFRLANTLDASWGYRSPRYLYFGRASARIDDVLNWLPARLTALSYALLGQTGIALRCWRTQAGACDSPNGGPVMAAGAGALGIRLGGPARYRGQWLQKPWLGQGAEPVPEDIPRALRLVRHSVGLWLLVLLALGLLIET; this comes from the coding sequence ATGCAGAGCCAAATGCAGGGCCTGTTTACGGGCGATGGCTGGCATTCGGGCGATCTGCTCACGACGGCCTTGATCATGCTGGCGGCGGTTGTGCTGGACTGGGTTCTGGGCGAGCCGCCGCTGCGCTGGCATCCGCTGGTGGCCTTCGGGCGCCTTGCTGCCCGGCTTGAGCAGGTATTTCAGGGTCGCTGGGGGCAGGGCAGCAGGGCCCAGATTTGCAGTGGTGCTGCGGCCTGGTTGCTGTTGCTGGTGCCCTGGATTGTGCTGGCCTGGTGGCTGTCCGGCGTACCGCTGCTGGCGGAGCTGACCGCAGTGCTGGGACTGTACTGGGCGCTGGGACATCGCAGTTTGCACGATCATGCACAACCGGTGTTCAGAGCCTTGCAACAGGGCGAAGAAGCGACAGCCCGGGACTATGCAGCACAAATAGTCAGTCGAGACGCCGCAACACTGGATATTGAAAAATCAACTATTGAGTCAATTCTGGAAAATGGCAACGATGCCGTATTCGGTGCCCTGTTCTGGTTTGCCCTGGCGGGCCTGCCCGGTGTGGTGCTGTTTCGCCTGGCCAATACGCTGGATGCCAGCTGGGGTTACCGGTCGCCGCGCTACCTGTATTTTGGCCGGGCCAGTGCCCGTATCGACGATGTCCTGAACTGGCTGCCGGCCCGCCTGACGGCGCTGAGTTATGCGCTGTTGGGCCAGACCGGCATTGCGTTGCGCTGCTGGCGCACCCAGGCGGGGGCTTGTGATAGCCCCAACGGCGGCCCGGTAATGGCCGCAGGTGCCGGCGCTTTGGGCATTCGTCTTGGCGGGCCGGCACGCTACCGTGGCCAGTGGCTGCAAAAGCCCTGGCTCGGGCAGGGGGCAGAGCCCGTGCCTGAAGACATCCCCCGGGCCTTGCGGCTGGTGCGCCACAGTGTCGGGCTCTGGCTTCTGGTGCTGCTGGCCTTAGGACTGTTGATTGAAACCTGA
- a CDS encoding glutathione peroxidase: MRSFLPEVTALLFSSSLLAGECSTVLDYDLRLLAGESELNLCEAYPDKVLLVVNTASKCAFTGQYEGLEALYDEYRERGLVVLGFPSNDFGAQEPGSEQEIQNFCRSTYSVGFPMFAKTSVRGETAAPFWKNLATVSGTVPKWNFHKYLIDRNGDFVAEFSSLTQPQSVRLREQIEALLQD; this comes from the coding sequence ATGCGCAGTTTTTTACCGGAAGTAACCGCACTTTTGTTTAGCTCCTCACTGCTGGCGGGGGAATGCAGCACTGTGCTCGACTATGATCTGCGTCTGTTGGCGGGCGAGAGCGAACTGAATCTGTGTGAAGCCTACCCCGACAAAGTGCTGCTGGTGGTGAATACCGCCAGCAAGTGCGCCTTTACCGGCCAGTATGAGGGCCTTGAGGCGCTCTATGACGAATACCGTGAGCGGGGGCTGGTGGTGCTGGGGTTCCCATCCAATGATTTTGGTGCTCAGGAGCCGGGCTCCGAGCAGGAGATACAGAACTTCTGCCGCTCGACCTACAGCGTGGGCTTTCCGATGTTTGCCAAAACCTCGGTGCGGGGCGAGACGGCCGCGCCCTTCTGGAAAAACCTCGCCACTGTGAGCGGTACCGTACCCAAATGGAATTTTCATAAATACCTGATCGATCGCAACGGCGACTTTGTGGCGGAATTCTCCAGCCTCACCCAGCCGCAAAGCGTGCGCCTGCGTGAACAGATAGAAGCGCTGCTGCAGGATTGA
- the cobD gene encoding threonine-phosphate decarboxylase CobD codes for MLQHGGRLRRAAVQQGIALQRWLDLSTGLNPHAWPVPALDPHCWARLPEDDDGLEAAAAAYYGCDSLLPVAGSQAAIQALPRLRAPCRVQVMSPGYQEHQQAWCLAGHEVQPVSARELRESPPASDVLVLIHPGNPCGERFSADELFGWQQQLAARGGWLVLDEAFIDATPETSLATYVGLPGLIVLRSVGKFFGLAGIRVGFVLAQPEILQPLRELLGPWALSGPARAVATQALGDRVWQETMRLQLAQQSNRLAALLQRHHLTPAGGCALFQWVPAADAAHLHAELAQRAILTREFDVPASLRFGLPPDETGWARLDAALKEIHA; via the coding sequence ATGCTGCAACACGGTGGACGGCTGCGCCGGGCGGCGGTACAGCAGGGGATCGCGCTGCAGCGCTGGCTGGATCTGTCGACGGGCCTGAACCCCCATGCCTGGCCTGTGCCGGCACTGGATCCGCACTGCTGGGCGCGTCTGCCGGAAGATGATGATGGCCTGGAAGCGGCCGCGGCTGCCTATTATGGCTGCGATAGTCTGTTACCGGTGGCCGGTTCCCAGGCGGCCATTCAGGCGCTGCCGAGGTTGCGCGCCCCCTGTCGGGTGCAGGTGATGTCGCCGGGCTACCAGGAGCATCAGCAGGCCTGGTGTCTGGCGGGCCATGAGGTGCAGCCGGTATCCGCCCGCGAGCTGCGAGAGAGTCCGCCGGCGTCTGATGTGCTGGTGCTGATTCATCCGGGCAATCCCTGTGGCGAGCGCTTCAGTGCCGATGAGCTTTTTGGCTGGCAGCAGCAACTGGCGGCCCGTGGCGGCTGGCTGGTGCTGGACGAAGCCTTTATCGATGCCACACCCGAGACGAGCCTGGCAACCTATGTGGGGCTGCCGGGGCTTATAGTGCTGCGCTCGGTGGGCAAGTTTTTTGGCCTGGCGGGTATTCGCGTCGGCTTTGTACTGGCACAGCCCGAGATTCTGCAGCCGTTGCGCGAACTGCTCGGACCCTGGGCGCTGTCGGGCCCGGCTCGGGCGGTGGCCACCCAGGCCCTGGGTGATCGTGTCTGGCAGGAGACGATGCGCCTGCAGCTCGCGCAGCAGAGCAATCGCCTGGCCGCGCTGTTGCAGCGCCATCATCTGACGCCCGCTGGCGGCTGCGCCCTGTTTCAGTGGGTTCCTGCCGCCGATGCTGCGCATCTGCATGCGGAGCTGGCGCAGCGGGCCATTTTGACACGGGAATTTGATGTGCCCGCGAGCCTGCGTTTTGGGCTGCCGCCGGACGAAACGGGCTGGGCCAGGCTGGATGCAGCCCTGAAGGAGATACATGCATGA
- a CDS encoding bifunctional 5-dehydro-2-deoxygluconokinase/5-dehydro-2-deoxyphosphogluconate aldolase: MSNFSASSADRPLDVICLGRAAVDLYGEQIGSRLEDMSGFAKYLGGSSANIAFGTARLGLKSAMLTRVGDEHMGRFVREELARAGVDVSHVKTDPERHTGLVILGIKDQETFPLIFYRRDCADMAISQDDFSPEFIASSRALLITGTHFSTEQTYAASKMAMEHARAAGTRVILDIDYRPVLWGLTGIGEGENRFVSDDSVSAHLQTVLPYCNLIVGTEEEVHIAGGSTDTISALKKIRELSDATIVLKLGALGCTVLEGAIPDSMDSFDVFTGVRVAVLNVLGAGDAFMSGYLRGYLRDESPERCCAYANACGALVVSRHGCAPAIPSGEELDYYLQHAHEIPRPDQDTELNYLHRVTTRSNGDWSEICGLAFDHRKQLFDMAKAVGTDPARIKSLKRLLVQAARRGADTAGLNGNVGVLIDDTYGQDALNDVTGQGWWIGRPVELPSSLPIELEGGRSIGSRLHEWPREHVVKCLIFYHPDHAIETRLAQERQAMELYKACCASGHELLLELIPPRDMPQDDSTLARSIARFYNLGIRPDWWKLPSPSRSAWAQISDLIKTRAPHCRGVVLLGLDAPIDEIRQGFNNTAGFDICKGFTIGRTLWAKESRQWLAGEIDDEGLIKGVSNNYLQLIQYWRERTAN; encoded by the coding sequence ATGAGCAATTTCAGCGCCAGCAGCGCAGACCGGCCACTGGATGTCATCTGCCTTGGCAGAGCCGCCGTGGATCTGTACGGCGAACAGATTGGCAGCCGTCTGGAAGACATGTCCGGCTTTGCCAAATACCTGGGCGGCTCATCGGCCAACATCGCCTTTGGTACTGCACGCCTGGGTCTCAAATCCGCCATGCTGACGCGGGTGGGCGATGAACATATGGGGCGCTTTGTACGCGAAGAGCTGGCCCGCGCCGGTGTTGATGTCAGCCATGTAAAGACAGACCCCGAACGTCATACCGGCCTGGTGATTCTGGGTATCAAGGATCAGGAAACCTTCCCGCTGATCTTTTACCGTCGTGATTGCGCCGACATGGCGATAAGCCAGGATGACTTCTCGCCCGAGTTCATTGCCTCCAGCCGTGCCCTGCTGATTACCGGCACCCACTTTTCCACCGAGCAGACCTACGCCGCCAGCAAGATGGCCATGGAACACGCCCGTGCCGCCGGTACCCGCGTCATTCTGGATATCGATTACCGCCCGGTGCTCTGGGGCCTCACCGGTATAGGAGAAGGCGAAAACCGCTTCGTCTCCGATGACAGCGTCAGCGCCCACCTGCAAACCGTGCTGCCCTACTGCAACCTGATCGTGGGTACCGAGGAAGAAGTGCATATCGCCGGTGGCAGCACCGACACCATCAGCGCGCTGAAGAAAATCCGCGAGCTGAGCGATGCCACCATCGTGCTCAAGCTCGGCGCCCTGGGCTGCACCGTACTGGAAGGCGCTATCCCCGACAGCATGGACAGCTTCGATGTCTTCACCGGCGTACGGGTCGCTGTACTCAATGTGCTGGGTGCTGGCGATGCCTTTATGTCGGGCTACCTGCGCGGTTACCTGCGTGATGAAAGCCCCGAGCGTTGCTGCGCCTACGCCAATGCCTGTGGCGCTCTGGTCGTATCACGCCACGGCTGCGCACCGGCCATCCCCAGTGGCGAGGAACTGGACTACTACCTGCAGCACGCCCATGAAATCCCGCGCCCGGATCAGGATACGGAGCTCAACTACCTGCACCGCGTGACGACCCGCAGCAATGGCGACTGGAGCGAAATTTGCGGCCTGGCGTTTGATCACCGCAAGCAGCTGTTCGATATGGCCAAGGCTGTAGGTACGGACCCTGCGCGCATCAAATCCCTCAAGCGTTTGCTGGTGCAGGCAGCCCGTCGCGGCGCTGACACCGCAGGCCTTAATGGTAATGTCGGCGTACTGATCGACGATACTTACGGCCAGGATGCCCTCAACGATGTCACCGGCCAGGGCTGGTGGATCGGTCGCCCGGTGGAGCTGCCCTCGTCCCTCCCGATCGAACTCGAAGGCGGTCGCTCCATTGGCTCACGCCTGCACGAATGGCCCCGTGAACACGTGGTGAAGTGCCTGATTTTCTACCATCCGGATCACGCCATCGAGACCCGTCTGGCCCAGGAACGCCAGGCCATGGAGCTGTACAAGGCCTGCTGCGCCTCCGGCCACGAACTGCTGCTGGAACTGATTCCGCCCAGGGACATGCCCCAGGATGACAGCACCCTGGCACGCTCCATCGCCCGTTTCTACAACCTGGGTATCCGCCCGGACTGGTGGAAGCTGCCCTCGCCGAGTCGCAGCGCCTGGGCACAGATCAGCGACCTGATCAAAACCCGTGCGCCCCATTGCCGTGGCGTGGTACTGCTGGGTCTGGATGCACCGATCGACGAGATCCGCCAGGGTTTTAATAACACTGCAGGCTTTGATATCTGCAAGGGCTTCACCATTGGCCGCACCCTCTGGGCGAAGGAAAGCCGCCAGTGGCTGGCCGGCGAAATCGATGATGAAGGCCTGATCAAGGGCGTCAGCAACAACTACCTGCAACTGATTCAGTACTGGCGCGAGCGCACAGCCAATTAA
- the iolD gene encoding 3D-(3,5/4)-trihydroxycyclohexane-1,2-dione acylhydrolase (decyclizing), with the protein MKTIRLTMAQAVIRYLTAQKVLIDGELKPMFAGCWAIFGHGNVAGLGEALYQVQDQLPTYRAHNEQGMAHAAIAYAKTLNRRQMMACTASAGPGAVNMVTAAAVAHVNRLPVLFLPGDTFATRLPDPVLQQVENFHDHTLTSNDCFKPVSRFFDRITRPEQLLTSLPQAMRVLTDPIECGPVTLALPQDVQTMAYDYPEHFFDEKLHQLRRQAPDTRELEDAIALIRQAKKPLLIAGGGVHYSGALAELDALVTRFNLPVGETQAGKGALPWDHERNMGTVGVTGAASTNALAAEADLIIAVGTRLGDFATGSRALINPNAKLLCLNVASFDAIKHRALPLVGDAKLALPLLEAGLNGWQPEGNWIEKAAALRLQWNHSVDVATTDRGTNLPTDAEVVGAVNRAAGEKDIVVCAAGGLPGELQKLWRTRFDRGYHMEYGYSCMGYELAGGLGAKMAKPDSEIFVMVGDGSYLMLNSEIATSVMLGHKIVMVVLDNRGFGCIHRLQQFCGGPGFNNMLQDCLSVEGGAPKTDFAAHARALGAKAEKVGNIQELEAALERAKASPISYLITLDTDVVNAVEEGGSWWDVAVPEVSPREQVMEARRRYEAFKARQLQNI; encoded by the coding sequence ATGAAAACAATCAGACTCACCATGGCGCAGGCCGTCATTCGCTATCTGACGGCACAGAAAGTGCTGATCGACGGTGAACTCAAGCCCATGTTCGCCGGTTGCTGGGCCATCTTCGGCCACGGCAATGTGGCGGGCCTTGGCGAAGCGCTCTACCAGGTGCAGGATCAGCTGCCCACCTACCGCGCCCACAACGAGCAAGGCATGGCCCACGCCGCCATCGCCTATGCCAAGACGCTGAACCGCCGGCAGATGATGGCCTGCACCGCCTCCGCAGGCCCCGGTGCCGTCAATATGGTAACCGCCGCCGCCGTGGCCCACGTCAACCGCCTGCCGGTGCTCTTCCTGCCGGGAGATACCTTCGCCACCCGTCTGCCTGACCCGGTACTGCAGCAGGTCGAGAACTTTCACGACCATACGCTGACGTCCAACGACTGTTTCAAGCCGGTGAGCCGCTTTTTCGATCGCATCACCCGCCCTGAGCAGCTGCTGACCTCCCTGCCCCAGGCCATGCGTGTGCTGACAGATCCGATCGAATGCGGGCCTGTGACCCTGGCGCTGCCGCAGGACGTGCAGACCATGGCCTATGACTATCCGGAGCATTTCTTTGACGAGAAACTGCACCAGCTGCGCCGTCAGGCGCCGGATACACGGGAACTGGAAGACGCCATCGCCCTGATTCGCCAGGCCAAAAAGCCGCTGCTGATCGCAGGCGGCGGCGTGCACTACTCGGGCGCCCTGGCAGAACTGGATGCACTGGTCACCCGCTTCAACCTTCCGGTGGGGGAAACCCAGGCCGGCAAGGGCGCCCTGCCCTGGGACCATGAACGTAATATGGGCACCGTGGGTGTCACAGGTGCTGCCTCCACCAATGCACTGGCGGCCGAAGCCGACCTGATCATTGCCGTGGGTACCCGCCTGGGCGATTTCGCCACGGGTTCGCGCGCCCTGATCAACCCGAACGCCAAACTGCTGTGCCTTAACGTCGCCTCCTTTGATGCCATCAAACACAGGGCGCTGCCGCTGGTCGGCGATGCCAAACTGGCGCTGCCCCTGCTGGAAGCGGGCCTGAATGGCTGGCAGCCAGAAGGTAACTGGATCGAGAAAGCGGCCGCGCTTCGCCTGCAGTGGAATCACTCAGTGGACGTGGCCACCACGGATAGAGGCACCAACCTGCCCACCGATGCCGAAGTGGTGGGTGCGGTAAACCGCGCCGCCGGCGAAAAGGACATAGTAGTCTGCGCCGCCGGCGGCCTGCCGGGCGAGCTGCAAAAGCTGTGGCGTACCCGCTTTGATCGCGGCTACCACATGGAATACGGCTATTCCTGCATGGGGTACGAGCTGGCGGGAGGTCTGGGCGCCAAGATGGCCAAGCCCGATTCCGAGATCTTCGTCATGGTGGGGGATGGCTCCTACCTGATGCTCAACTCCGAAATCGCCACCTCGGTGATGCTGGGCCACAAGATCGTCATGGTGGTGCTGGATAACCGCGGCTTTGGCTGTATCCACCGTCTGCAGCAGTTCTGTGGCGGCCCCGGCTTTAACAATATGCTGCAAGACTGCCTCAGCGTTGAAGGTGGCGCACCCAAAACCGATTTCGCCGCCCACGCCCGGGCACTCGGTGCCAAGGCTGAAAAGGTCGGCAATATTCAGGAACTGGAAGCGGCCCTTGAGCGCGCCAAGGCCTCGCCGATCAGCTACCTGATCACCCTGGATACCGATGTCGTCAATGCCGTCGAGGAAGGCGGTTCCTGGTGGGATGTCGCTGTGCCCGAGGTATCGCCGCGCGAACAGGTAATGGAAGCGCGCCGGCGCTACGAGGCCTTCAAGGCCCGTCAGTTGCAGAACATATAG
- a CDS encoding DUF2956 domain-containing protein, with amino-acid sequence MVRYSKQKAPSPETQDEAQKIARATQQPGQTKEQTRLIAKGIQRGIDEYKKQHKAKSRELNKRVKQVKAQGQTADAEEQPQETESPGRPALLPWILLVLSWVLFAGFVMLKP; translated from the coding sequence ATGGTCAGATATTCCAAACAGAAGGCGCCCTCCCCCGAAACCCAGGACGAAGCCCAGAAGATTGCCCGCGCCACCCAGCAACCGGGGCAGACCAAAGAACAGACGAGGCTGATCGCCAAGGGCATTCAGCGCGGTATCGATGAGTACAAGAAGCAGCACAAGGCCAAATCGCGGGAACTGAACAAGCGGGTCAAGCAGGTAAAGGCCCAGGGCCAGACAGCAGACGCCGAGGAACAACCGCAAGAGACCGAATCCCCCGGGCGCCCCGCGCTGCTGCCCTGGATACTGCTGGTGCTGTCCTGGGTGCTGTTTGCGGGTTTTGTGATGCTCAAGCCCTGA
- the iolE gene encoding myo-inosose-2 dehydratase: protein MSVRIGINPLTWTNDDMPALGADTSLDTCLTEGKQAGYAGFELGQKFPRTPEALGPILDSHGLSLVSGWYSSELLNRSAEDEIAALQGHLTLLKSLGAKVMVFCEVTGCVHGQIETPVTQRPVMNDAQWTLFLERLDTVAEYCLAQGVRLAYHHHMGTVIETEAEVDRLMAGTSDALGLLLDTGHLTYAGGDPLAVQQRHAARICHVHCKDIRPEIMRDAKNRDLSFLSAMLNGVFTVPGDGFIDYETLFKALKASGYEGWLVVEAEQDPSVAHPLTYATLGRNHLQRFCDNAGLEIRS from the coding sequence ATGAGTGTACGCATTGGTATCAACCCGCTGACCTGGACCAACGATGACATGCCGGCGCTGGGCGCCGACACTTCGCTGGACACCTGCCTCACCGAAGGCAAACAGGCCGGTTACGCAGGCTTTGAGCTGGGCCAGAAATTCCCCCGCACCCCCGAAGCCCTGGGCCCAATTCTGGACAGCCACGGTCTGAGCCTGGTCTCCGGCTGGTACAGCAGCGAACTGCTGAACCGCAGCGCCGAAGATGAAATCGCTGCGCTGCAGGGTCACCTGACACTGCTCAAGTCCCTCGGCGCCAAGGTCATGGTGTTCTGCGAAGTCACCGGCTGCGTGCACGGCCAGATCGAAACCCCGGTCACCCAGCGCCCGGTGATGAACGATGCCCAGTGGACCTTGTTCCTTGAACGCCTGGATACCGTGGCCGAATACTGCCTCGCCCAGGGCGTACGCCTGGCGTACCACCACCATATGGGCACCGTGATCGAAACCGAAGCCGAAGTCGACCGCCTGATGGCCGGCACCTCCGATGCTCTGGGCTTGCTGCTCGACACCGGCCACCTGACCTACGCCGGCGGTGACCCGCTGGCCGTACAGCAGCGCCACGCGGCCCGTATCTGCCATGTGCATTGCAAGGATATCCGTCCCGAGATCATGCGCGATGCCAAAAACCGTGACCTGAGCTTCCTCAGCGCCATGCTCAACGGTGTTTTCACCGTGCCGGGCGATGGCTTTATTGACTACGAAACCCTGTTCAAGGCCCTCAAGGCCAGCGGCTACGAAGGCTGGCTGGTGGTTGAGGCCGAACAGGACCCGAGCGTGGCGCACCCGCTGACCTACGCGACCCTGGGCCGCAATCACCTGCAGCGCTTTTGTGACAACGCCGGACTCGAAATCCGCAGCTAA